The proteins below come from a single Gordonia pseudamarae genomic window:
- a CDS encoding PDR/VanB family oxidoreductase — MATGAGLHNRDLTAPPPDLYGKYRHDPLMAAGAWLGKRWWPFWGRLSSLHTTPIDDGVTTVRIIDRAVVAKDENVVALTFAAPDGGPLPRWYVGAHLDLLLPSGRMREYSLCGDPADRSTYRIAVRRIPGGGGGSIEVHDDLRVGDELRIKGPRNAFPLSMPGYGSSARSVRFIAAGIGITPILPMLAAAERHGLDWSMIYTGRTLDSIPFVEEVSRHGDRVTIRADDEHGLPTMAELTGIDPATGRTPAGLAVYACGPVPMLAGLRRHLADRGDVELHYERFSPPPVVDGAPFTITLASTGRRVAVAADETALAALRTVAPSVPYSCRQGFCGTCRLRVLDGEPDHRDTLLTAPERADGQFLTCVSRCTEGNLTVDL, encoded by the coding sequence ATGGCCACCGGCGCCGGGCTGCACAACCGCGACCTCACCGCACCGCCGCCCGACCTGTACGGCAAGTACCGGCACGACCCGCTGATGGCGGCGGGCGCGTGGCTGGGCAAGCGGTGGTGGCCGTTCTGGGGCCGGCTGTCCTCGCTGCACACCACACCGATCGATGACGGTGTCACCACCGTGCGGATCATCGACCGCGCGGTGGTCGCCAAGGACGAGAACGTCGTCGCGTTGACGTTCGCCGCACCGGACGGCGGGCCGCTGCCGCGCTGGTATGTCGGGGCCCACCTCGACCTGCTGTTGCCGTCGGGACGGATGCGCGAGTACTCGCTGTGCGGCGACCCCGCCGACCGCAGCACCTACCGGATCGCCGTTCGGCGCATCCCCGGCGGCGGTGGCGGCTCCATCGAGGTCCACGACGACCTGCGGGTGGGCGACGAGCTGCGGATCAAGGGTCCCCGCAATGCCTTCCCACTGTCGATGCCGGGGTACGGGTCGTCGGCGCGTTCGGTGCGGTTCATCGCCGCGGGGATCGGGATCACCCCGATCCTGCCGATGCTCGCCGCCGCCGAGCGGCACGGTCTGGACTGGTCGATGATCTATACCGGCCGCACCCTCGACTCGATCCCCTTCGTCGAGGAGGTGTCCCGTCACGGCGACCGGGTCACCATTCGCGCCGACGACGAGCACGGCCTGCCGACGATGGCCGAGCTCACCGGGATCGACCCGGCCACCGGCCGAACCCCGGCAGGGCTCGCCGTGTACGCCTGCGGTCCGGTACCGATGTTGGCGGGTCTGCGCCGTCACCTCGCCGATCGGGGCGATGTGGAGCTGCACTACGAACGGTTCAGCCCGCCGCCCGTCGTCGACGGCGCACCGTTCACCATCACCCTGGCCTCGACCGGCCGGCGGGTGGCGGTGGCCGCCGACGAGACGGCACTGGCCGCACTCCGCACAGTCGCGCCGTCGGTGCCGTATTCGTGCCGGCAGGGGTTCTGCGGGACGTGCAGGCTCCGTGTGCTCGACGGCGAGCCCGACCACCGGGACACCCTGCTCACCGCGCCGGAGCGGGCCGACGGCCAGTTCTTGACCTGCGTATCGCGTTGCACCGAAGGAAATCTCACCGTCGACCTGTGA
- a CDS encoding metal-dependent hydrolase, producing the protein MATVRGHRAGLPATRARHTDRPGHDATGGDTVPGAVELHARNVSFDWADTPLHWIPGHPVCANYISVLNMLLPEGERWFVRTFNEALPLVKDAELASAMRGFIGQEAMHAETHDKALWEVLERHGIDPRPYQLQMEWVFRKILAPTDSSDPRAQQKHLVERLWLIAAIEHFTAILGDFALNNRWTDVGADPNMVDMFTWHGAEEVEHRCVAHDVATYFADGYFRRARAMLVVTPLLLLLIRRGFVFIMAQDQTLSLNRFQRSLAIWRGVRATVMPNMFATAYQSFSYFRPGFYPDEIGSTAQAVAYLASSPAARRAP; encoded by the coding sequence ATGGCGACCGTGCGCGGACATCGTGCGGGGCTCCCGGCCACGCGGGCCCGGCACACCGATCGGCCCGGACACGACGCGACGGGCGGCGACACCGTCCCCGGCGCCGTCGAACTGCACGCCCGCAACGTCTCGTTCGACTGGGCCGACACACCGTTGCACTGGATTCCCGGCCATCCGGTGTGCGCCAACTACATCAGCGTCCTGAACATGCTGCTCCCCGAAGGCGAGCGATGGTTCGTACGGACCTTCAACGAAGCGCTTCCTCTGGTCAAGGATGCCGAACTCGCCTCGGCCATGCGCGGTTTCATCGGACAGGAGGCGATGCACGCCGAGACCCACGACAAGGCGTTGTGGGAGGTGCTCGAACGACACGGGATCGACCCCCGGCCCTACCAGCTACAGATGGAATGGGTGTTCCGCAAGATCCTCGCGCCGACCGACAGCAGCGATCCTCGGGCTCAGCAGAAGCACCTCGTCGAACGGCTGTGGCTGATCGCCGCCATCGAGCACTTCACCGCCATTCTCGGCGATTTCGCGCTCAACAACCGGTGGACCGACGTGGGCGCCGACCCCAACATGGTGGACATGTTCACCTGGCACGGCGCCGAGGAGGTGGAACATCGTTGTGTGGCACACGATGTCGCCACCTACTTCGCCGACGGATACTTCCGGCGGGCCAGGGCGATGCTCGTCGTCACACCACTGCTCCTGCTGCTCATCCGGCGCGGCTTCGTGTTCATCATGGCCCAGGACCAAACGTTGTCACTGAACAGATTCCAGCGTTCCCTGGCGATCTGGCGGGGCGTGCGGGCCACGGTGATGCCCAACATGTTCGCGACCGCGTATCAGTCGTTCAGCTACTTCCGTCCCGGCTTCTACCCCGACGAGATCGGCAGCACCGCACAGGCTGTCGCCTATCTGGCATCGTCGCCGGCCGCGCGGCGGGCACCCTGA
- a CDS encoding SDR family oxidoreductase, with protein sequence MVQWRRVDDVHNGAVRLAVFEPQPAGTTGAEADAPAADAARPTVVLVHGWPDTHHLWTRVATALADDFRVVAYDCRGFGDSDRPDGDAPYRLGEMADDLLAVIDAVSPDRGAHVLAHDWGSVMTWEAVTRPGTEQRIASFVSVSGPSLDQLGSWARARLRRPTPRNLARAMAQTGSSAYTVFFQIPVAPRLFFTATGSQTVWREFLHRVEGTPRANAVFGPTLREDMISGLRLYRANIRPKLAHPDPQPTKVPVLEVVNERDIALRPAIFDDTHRFAERLWRRNSPTGHWLPLTHPDYLADIAREFFRDRAGISGPTSESLDRLRVLGPPGRLSGKLAVITGAGSGIGRETAYALAEQGCELVLADLDLDSAEETVRESKRFGVQASAYRLDVADTAAFAEFAGQVRERHGVADIVVNNAGIALAGSALAATDEQIDKLLAIDLRGVITGSREFGRQMVERGVGGQIVNIASAAAFTPSRDLGVYSAAKAGVLMFSESLRGELAEHRIGVSAICPGIVDTNIVRSTAIAGVDAETEAAQRDRLDRFYQKRGFTPDRVAADIVKAIVADKAVAPVTAEAKIGYRVYRFAPWMSRLGARQKVAR encoded by the coding sequence ATGGTGCAATGGCGCAGGGTGGACGATGTCCACAACGGTGCTGTCCGACTGGCCGTCTTCGAGCCACAACCGGCCGGGACGACGGGCGCCGAAGCGGACGCACCGGCAGCCGATGCCGCACGCCCGACGGTCGTGCTGGTGCACGGCTGGCCCGACACCCATCACCTGTGGACCCGGGTTGCGACGGCGCTCGCCGACGACTTCCGCGTCGTCGCGTACGACTGCCGCGGTTTCGGTGACAGTGACCGACCCGACGGTGACGCGCCGTACCGACTCGGCGAGATGGCCGACGATCTGCTGGCGGTGATCGACGCCGTCAGTCCCGACCGGGGTGCGCACGTCCTCGCCCACGACTGGGGTTCGGTCATGACGTGGGAGGCCGTCACGCGGCCGGGCACCGAGCAGCGCATCGCCTCGTTCGTCTCGGTGTCCGGTCCCAGCCTCGACCAGCTCGGTTCCTGGGCACGGGCACGGCTGCGGCGGCCCACGCCACGAAATCTGGCCCGTGCCATGGCGCAGACCGGCTCGTCGGCGTACACGGTGTTCTTCCAGATTCCGGTCGCGCCCCGGTTGTTCTTCACAGCCACCGGCTCGCAGACGGTCTGGCGCGAGTTCCTGCACCGTGTGGAGGGCACCCCGCGTGCGAACGCCGTATTCGGCCCGACGCTGCGTGAGGACATGATCTCGGGTCTGCGGCTGTACCGCGCCAACATCCGGCCCAAGCTGGCCCACCCTGATCCACAGCCGACCAAAGTGCCAGTGCTGGAGGTTGTCAACGAACGCGACATCGCCTTGCGCCCCGCCATTTTCGACGACACCCACAGGTTCGCCGAACGGCTCTGGCGGCGCAACAGCCCGACCGGACACTGGTTGCCGCTGACCCACCCCGACTACCTGGCCGATATCGCGCGCGAATTCTTCCGGGACCGAGCGGGAATCAGTGGCCCGACGAGCGAATCACTCGATCGGCTCCGGGTTCTCGGACCCCCCGGGCGACTGTCGGGAAAGCTGGCGGTGATCACCGGTGCGGGTAGCGGAATCGGCCGGGAGACCGCCTACGCACTGGCAGAGCAGGGCTGCGAATTGGTGCTGGCCGACCTCGACCTCGACTCCGCCGAGGAGACCGTCCGCGAGAGTAAACGCTTCGGCGTACAGGCGAGCGCCTACCGGCTCGACGTCGCCGATACGGCCGCCTTCGCGGAGTTCGCCGGACAGGTGCGCGAGCGCCACGGCGTGGCCGACATCGTCGTCAACAACGCCGGGATCGCCCTGGCGGGTTCGGCTCTGGCCGCCACCGACGAACAGATCGACAAACTCCTGGCCATCGATCTGCGTGGGGTGATCACCGGCAGCCGCGAGTTCGGCAGGCAGATGGTCGAGCGCGGGGTCGGCGGACAGATCGTCAACATCGCGTCGGCGGCTGCCTTCACCCCGTCCCGCGACCTCGGCGTCTACTCGGCCGCCAAGGCGGGCGTGCTGATGTTCTCCGAATCGCTGCGCGGCGAACTCGCCGAACACCGTATCGGCGTGAGCGCCATCTGCCCCGGCATCGTCGACACCAACATCGTGCGATCCACGGCGATCGCCGGTGTCGACGCGGAAACCGAAGCAGCCCAGCGTGACCGACTCGACCGCTTCTATCAGAAGCGCGGTTTCACCCCCGACCGGGTGGCCGCCGACATCGTCAAGGCCATCGTCGCCGACAAGGCCGTCGCACCGGTCACCGCCGAGGCCAAGATCGGTTACCGCGTCTATCGTTTCGCACCCTGGATGTCACGTCTGGGTGCCCGCCAAAAAGTTGCTCGCTGA